The Paramisgurnus dabryanus chromosome 3, PD_genome_1.1, whole genome shotgun sequence genome includes a window with the following:
- the nprl3 gene encoding GATOR1 complex protein NPRL3 isoform X1, which yields MYKQWSVDSEVDPKVTWKRSQSNLQQNGEKTSPISVILVSSGSRGNKLLFRYPFQKVSESTSSATSKQRSPYALNTSGDSTEDQDGDSSFREHTPLTDEQLVAGFSDIILATILATKSDMCGKKFELKIDNVRFVGHPTLLQHPQNIQVSKTDPSPKRELPTMILFSVVFALRANADDSVINCMHNLSRRIAIALQHEERRCQYLTREAKLMLAVQDEVTTMTETDDPPQSPFRQILPKCKLARDLKEAYDSLCTTGIVRLHINNWLEVSFCLPHKIHRVCGKHIPPEALEHSLKAIRPYHALLLLDDEKALLAQLPLDCSPALVRLIKTCSAVKNLQQLAQDTDLALLQVFQIAAHLVYWGKAIIIYPLCENNVYMLSPHANICIYSPLAEQFSLQFPGHDLPSMLAKFSLPVSLSEFRNPLDAPVHEAQLIQMVVWMLQHRQLYQLHTYVCLMVPPIEEEPGLQEEEPPLVTRVTCRSLSTPSALSFGSPTSSDDMTLTSPSMDNSSAELQTGGDSPLNKGMTETFLASLTEHERQAILRVPAAQNPEDLRLFARLLHYFRGRHHLEEIMYNENMRRSQLKTLFDKFRSVLVITNHEDPIISLFQSPPE from the exons ATGTACAAGCAGTGGTCTGTAGATTCAGAAGTAGACCCGAAAGTGACGTGGAAACGGTCACAATCCAATCTGCAGCAAAATGGAGAAAAAACAAGTCCCATTAGCGTTATATTAGTTAGTTCTGGGAGCAGAGGAAACAAATTGCTCTTCCGATACCCATTCCAGAAAGTATCTGAAAGCACCTCATCGGCAACGT cAAAACAGCGGAGTCCATACGCGTTGAATACCTCAGGTGATTCTACAGAGGATCAGGATGGTGATTCAAG TTTCAGAGAACACACTCCACTAACTGATGAACAGTTGGTAGCAGG ATTTTCTGATATCATTCTTGCCACCATCTTGGCCACCAAGTCTGATATGTGCGGCAAGAAGTTTGAACTAAAAATTGACAATGTGCGCTTCGTCGGTCATCCAACTCTACTACAGCACCCACAAAATATTCAG GTCTCCAAAACCGACCCCTCCCCCAAAAGAGAGCTACCCACCATGATCCTGTTTAGTGTTGTCTTTGCTTTAAGG GCCAATGCAGATGACTCAGTTATCAACTGTATGCATAACCTATCTCGCCGCATTGCCATAGCCCTGCAGCATGAGGAGCGTAGATGTCAGTATCTCACCAGAGAAGCCAAGCTAATGCTAGCAGTACAGGATGAGGTCACCACCATGACCGAGA CGGATGACCCACCACAGTCGCCTTTTCGCCAGATCCTTCCCAAGTGTAAATTAGCAAGAGACCTTAAAGAGGCCTATGACAG CCTCTGCACAACTGGAATCGTGCGCCTTCACATTAATAACTGGTTGGAGGTCAGTTTCTGCCTTCCTCATAAAATCCACCGGGTGTGCGGAAAACACATCCCACCAGAAGCTCTGGAGCACAGTCTAAAAGCAATTCG GCCGTATCATGCGTTGCTGCTTCTGGATGATGAGAAAGCTTTGCTGGCTCAGCTCCCTCTGGACTGCTCTCCTGCTTTGGTGCGACTCATCAAAACCTGTTCAGCTGTAAAGAACCTGCAGCAGTTAGCTCAGGACACTGATCTAGCTCTCCTACAG GTCTTTCAGATAGCTGCACATTTGGTGTACTGGGGTAAAGCCATCATTATCTATCCACTCTGTGAGAACAACGTCTATATGCTCTCTCCTCATGCAAACATCTGCAT CTACTCTCCTCTTGCTGAGCAGTTCTCTCTCCAGTTTCCAGGTCATGACCTGCCCTCCATGTTAGCCAAATTTTCACTTCCTGTGTCTCTATCTGAGTTCAGGAACCCACTGGATGCCCCTGTTCATGAG GCCCAGCTCATTCAGATGGTGGTGTGGATGCTTCAGCATCGGCAGCTGTATCAGCTCCACACATATGTTTGTCTGATGGTTCCACCCATTGAAGAGGAGCCTGGTCTGCAGGAGGAGGAGCCACCCCTGGTCACACGCGTTACATGCCGAAGTCTGAGTACGCCCAGTGCCCTGAGCTTCGGTTCTCCTA CCAGTAGCGATGACATGACTTTGACAAGTCCCAGTATGGATAACTCGAGTGCTGAGCTGCAGACCGGCGGAGACTCTCCTCTTAATAAGGGGATGACAGAAACTTTTCTGGCTAGCTTGACTGAACACGAACGGCAGGCCATCCTCCGCGTGCCAGCCGCACAGAACCCAGAGGACCTGCGGTTGTTCGCCAG GCTGCTGCATTACTTCAGAGGACGGCACCACCTGGAGGAGATCATGTATAATGAGAACATGCGTCGTTCCCAGCTAAAGACTTTATTTGACAAGTTTCGGAGCGTTTTAGTGATAACCAACCATGAAGACCCCATTATCTCGCTCTTCCAATCGCCACCAGAGTAA
- the nprl3 gene encoding GATOR1 complex protein NPRL3 isoform X2: MYKQWSVDSEVDPKVTWKRSQSNLQQNGEKTSPISVILVSSGSRGNKLLFRYPFQKVSESTSSATSKQRSPYALNTSGDSTEDQDGDSRFSDIILATILATKSDMCGKKFELKIDNVRFVGHPTLLQHPQNIQVSKTDPSPKRELPTMILFSVVFALRANADDSVINCMHNLSRRIAIALQHEERRCQYLTREAKLMLAVQDEVTTMTETDDPPQSPFRQILPKCKLARDLKEAYDSLCTTGIVRLHINNWLEVSFCLPHKIHRVCGKHIPPEALEHSLKAIRPYHALLLLDDEKALLAQLPLDCSPALVRLIKTCSAVKNLQQLAQDTDLALLQVFQIAAHLVYWGKAIIIYPLCENNVYMLSPHANICIYSPLAEQFSLQFPGHDLPSMLAKFSLPVSLSEFRNPLDAPVHEAQLIQMVVWMLQHRQLYQLHTYVCLMVPPIEEEPGLQEEEPPLVTRVTCRSLSTPSALSFGSPTSSDDMTLTSPSMDNSSAELQTGGDSPLNKGMTETFLASLTEHERQAILRVPAAQNPEDLRLFARLLHYFRGRHHLEEIMYNENMRRSQLKTLFDKFRSVLVITNHEDPIISLFQSPPE, encoded by the exons ATGTACAAGCAGTGGTCTGTAGATTCAGAAGTAGACCCGAAAGTGACGTGGAAACGGTCACAATCCAATCTGCAGCAAAATGGAGAAAAAACAAGTCCCATTAGCGTTATATTAGTTAGTTCTGGGAGCAGAGGAAACAAATTGCTCTTCCGATACCCATTCCAGAAAGTATCTGAAAGCACCTCATCGGCAACGT cAAAACAGCGGAGTCCATACGCGTTGAATACCTCAGGTGATTCTACAGAGGATCAGGATGGTGATTCAAG ATTTTCTGATATCATTCTTGCCACCATCTTGGCCACCAAGTCTGATATGTGCGGCAAGAAGTTTGAACTAAAAATTGACAATGTGCGCTTCGTCGGTCATCCAACTCTACTACAGCACCCACAAAATATTCAG GTCTCCAAAACCGACCCCTCCCCCAAAAGAGAGCTACCCACCATGATCCTGTTTAGTGTTGTCTTTGCTTTAAGG GCCAATGCAGATGACTCAGTTATCAACTGTATGCATAACCTATCTCGCCGCATTGCCATAGCCCTGCAGCATGAGGAGCGTAGATGTCAGTATCTCACCAGAGAAGCCAAGCTAATGCTAGCAGTACAGGATGAGGTCACCACCATGACCGAGA CGGATGACCCACCACAGTCGCCTTTTCGCCAGATCCTTCCCAAGTGTAAATTAGCAAGAGACCTTAAAGAGGCCTATGACAG CCTCTGCACAACTGGAATCGTGCGCCTTCACATTAATAACTGGTTGGAGGTCAGTTTCTGCCTTCCTCATAAAATCCACCGGGTGTGCGGAAAACACATCCCACCAGAAGCTCTGGAGCACAGTCTAAAAGCAATTCG GCCGTATCATGCGTTGCTGCTTCTGGATGATGAGAAAGCTTTGCTGGCTCAGCTCCCTCTGGACTGCTCTCCTGCTTTGGTGCGACTCATCAAAACCTGTTCAGCTGTAAAGAACCTGCAGCAGTTAGCTCAGGACACTGATCTAGCTCTCCTACAG GTCTTTCAGATAGCTGCACATTTGGTGTACTGGGGTAAAGCCATCATTATCTATCCACTCTGTGAGAACAACGTCTATATGCTCTCTCCTCATGCAAACATCTGCAT CTACTCTCCTCTTGCTGAGCAGTTCTCTCTCCAGTTTCCAGGTCATGACCTGCCCTCCATGTTAGCCAAATTTTCACTTCCTGTGTCTCTATCTGAGTTCAGGAACCCACTGGATGCCCCTGTTCATGAG GCCCAGCTCATTCAGATGGTGGTGTGGATGCTTCAGCATCGGCAGCTGTATCAGCTCCACACATATGTTTGTCTGATGGTTCCACCCATTGAAGAGGAGCCTGGTCTGCAGGAGGAGGAGCCACCCCTGGTCACACGCGTTACATGCCGAAGTCTGAGTACGCCCAGTGCCCTGAGCTTCGGTTCTCCTA CCAGTAGCGATGACATGACTTTGACAAGTCCCAGTATGGATAACTCGAGTGCTGAGCTGCAGACCGGCGGAGACTCTCCTCTTAATAAGGGGATGACAGAAACTTTTCTGGCTAGCTTGACTGAACACGAACGGCAGGCCATCCTCCGCGTGCCAGCCGCACAGAACCCAGAGGACCTGCGGTTGTTCGCCAG GCTGCTGCATTACTTCAGAGGACGGCACCACCTGGAGGAGATCATGTATAATGAGAACATGCGTCGTTCCCAGCTAAAGACTTTATTTGACAAGTTTCGGAGCGTTTTAGTGATAACCAACCATGAAGACCCCATTATCTCGCTCTTCCAATCGCCACCAGAGTAA
- the mpg gene encoding DNA-3-methyladenine glycosylase isoform X1 — MTTRKRKKLLLPNSESPEDQTDGKAVKRQIQCRPDSSSQVVHQSVGKDESLSPYFSTRDAVRLDYSFFNQPCVQLAKAFLGKVLVRKLTNGTELRGRVVETEAYLGGEDKASHSAGGKRTERNAAMFMKPGTIYVYTIYGIYLCMNVSSRGEGAAVLLRSLEPLSGQDVMRGLRAAKRREGAKTLKDKELCNGPSKLCQALDIQRCFDRRDLATDMELWFETDQGDTIHAGEVVSAPRIGVESHGEWATKPLRFYLRGHPCVSVLNRDVERQMSTQSCTDFSILGPHIMEKRLV, encoded by the exons ATGACAAcgcgaaaaagaaagaaattgcTATTACCAAATTCAGAGTCTCCCGAGGATCAAACTGATGGTAAAGCTGTCAAGAGACAAATTCAGTGTCGGCCTGATTCTTCATCACAGGTCGTTCATCAAAGTGTGGGTAAAGATGAGAGTTTGAGCCCTTATTTCTCAACGAGAGATGCTGTCAGGTTGGATTACAGCTTCTTCAACCAGCCGTGTGTTCAGCTGGCAAAAGCCTTTCTGGGAAAG GTGTTGGTGAGGAAGCTAACCAATGGCACAGAACTCCGAGGAAGGGTTGTTGAAACCGAGGCATATTTAGGTGGAGAGGACAAGGCGTCCCACTCGGCGGGAGGAAAACGTACAGAGAGGAACGCTGCAATGTTCATGAAGCCTGGAACCATCTATGTCTATACCATCTACGGCATCTATCTCTGCATGAACGTCTCAAGCCGAGGTGAG GGGGCGGCAGTGCTTCTGCGCTCACTGGAGCCTCTGAGTGGTCAGGACGTCATGAGGGGCCTGCGAGCAGCCAAACGCAGGGAAGGAGCGAAAACCCTTAAAGATAAAGAACTCTGCAATGGTCCATCCAAGTTGTGCCAAGCACTAGATATACAGCGTTGCTTTGACCGCAGGGATCTGGCAACCGATATGGAGTTATGGTTCGAGACAGACCAAGGAGACACTATTCATGCCGGAGAAGTGGTGTCAGCCCCCAGGATCGGAGTCGAGTCTCATGGGGAATGGGCTACCAAACCACTGCGCTTTTATTTGAGAGGCCACCCATGTGTGAGTGTGCTAAACAGAGATGTGGAGCGTCAGATGAGCACACAGTCCTGCACTGACTTCTCCATTTTGGGACCACACATAATGGAAAAAAGACTAGTTTAA
- the mpg gene encoding DNA-3-methyladenine glycosylase isoform X2 produces the protein MTTRKRKKLLLPNSESPEDQTDGKAVKRQIQCRPDSSSQVVHQSVGKDESLSPYFSTRDAVRLDYSFFNQPCVQLAKAFLGKVLVRKLTNGTELRGRVVETEAYLGGEDKASHSAGGKRTERNAAMFMKPGTIYVYTIYGIYLCMNVSSRGEGAAVLLRSLEPLSGQDVMRGLRAAKRREGAKTLKDKELCNGPSKLCQALDIQRCFDRRDLATDMELWFETDQGDTIHAGEVVSAPRIGVESHGEWATKPLRFYLRGHPCVSVLNRDVERQMSTQSCTDFSILGPHIMEKRLV, from the exons ATGACAAcgcgaaaaagaaagaaattgcTATTACCAAATTCAGAGTCTCCCGAGGATCAAACTGATGGTAAAGCTGTCAAGAGACAAATTCAGTGTCGGCCTGATTCTTCATCACAGGTCGTTCATCAAAGTGTGGGTAAAGATGAGAGTTTGAGCCCTTATTTCTCAACGAGAGATGCTGTCAGGTTGGATTACAGCTTCTTCAACCAGCCGTGTGTTCAGCTGGCAAAAGCCTTTCTGGGAAAG GTGTTGGTGAGGAAGCTAACCAATGGCACAGAACTCCGAGGAAGGGTTGTTGAAACCGAGGCATATTTAGGTGGAGAGGACAAGGCGTCCCACTCGGCGGGAGGAAAACGTACAGAGAGGAACGCTGCAATGTTCATGAAGCCTGGAACCATCTATGTCTATACCATCTACGGCATCTATCTCTGCATGAACGTCTCAAGCCGAG GGGAGGGGGCGGCAGTGCTTCTGCGCTCACTGGAGCCTCTGAGTGGTCAGGACGTCATGAGGGGCCTGCGAGCAGCCAAACGCAGGGAAGGAGCGAAAACCCTTAAAGATAAAGAACTCTGCAATGGTCCATCCAAGTTGTGCCAAGCACTAGATATACAGCGTTGCTTTGACCGCAGGGATCTGGCAACCGATATGGAGTTATGGTTCGAGACAGACCAAGGAGACACTATTCATGCCGGAGAAGTGGTGTCAGCCCCCAGGATCGGAGTCGAGTCTCATGGGGAATGGGCTACCAAACCACTGCGCTTTTATTTGAGAGGCCACCCATGTGTGAGTGTGCTAAACAGAGATGTGGAGCGTCAGATGAGCACACAGTCCTGCACTGACTTCTCCATTTTGGGACCACACATAATGGAAAAAAGACTAGTTTAA